One Brassica napus cultivar Da-Ae chromosome C4, Da-Ae, whole genome shotgun sequence genomic region harbors:
- the LOC125575280 gene encoding probable LRR receptor-like serine/threonine-protein kinase At2g28960, protein MVKQTALTLLQKQASFVKHYKYLNRIYIYFRYPKDAYDREWNPRSNSGFNFINTSLSVNSSAPYELPRDVISKAVVNKNVTENLSFYWSVDNRDYHALIYLHFAEIQTLQGNDTREFDIVWKGNDQNITVSSYRPPKLQLETLYNTPPLKCMYSTQCTVELVTTQSSTLPPMINAMEAYIIMPFPDAGTNPEDG, encoded by the coding sequence ATGGTGAAACAAACCGCCCTTACTTTACTTCAGAAGCAAGCAAGTTTTGTAAAACATTACAAATATTTGAAtaggatttatatttatttcagGTATCCTAAAGATGCATATGATCGTGAATGGAATCCAAGAAGCAATTCTGggtttaattttataaacacaAGCCTCAGTGTAAACTCTTCTGCTCCTTATGAGCTACCACGAGATGTAATTTCAAAGGCAGTCGTTAACAAAAACGTCACtgaaaatttatctttttattggAGTGTTGATAACCGTGACTATCATGCACTCATCTACCTTCATTTCGCTGAGATACAAACACTTCAAGGCAACGACACAAGAGAATTCGACATTGTGTGGAAGGGAAACGACCAAAACATTACAGTTTCATCTTATCGCCCTCCGAAGTTACAGCTAGAGACTCTATACAACACACCCCCTTTGAAATGTATGTATAGTACTCAATGTACAGTGGAGCTTGTTACGACTCAGAGCTCAACCCTCCCACCAATGATTAATGCTATGGAAGCTTACATCATTATGCCGTTCCCAGACGCAGGAACTAATCCAGAGGATGGTTAG
- the LOC106395807 gene encoding probable LRR receptor-like serine/threonine-protein kinase At2g28960 has translation MESLLIINLGWNSLAGPIPQALRDREKKGLKLTTQGNPNLCLSGSCNNNKKVLVPVIASVASVLVLIALLVLFYIFRKKRPLSEGTAGTRELPRKSSIFSKKKRFTYSEVVELTDNFKRVLGEGGFGVVYHGSLSDTEPVAVKVLSESSVEGYKEFKAEVELLLRVHHLNLVSLVGYCDEGGHLALIYENMENGNLKQHLSVQSAGSTLKWASRLKIAVEAAQGLEYLHVACEPPMVHRDVKSKNILLDDRFDAKLADFGLSRSFSVGAETQVATVVAGTSGYLDPAYYQRNRLNEKSDVYSFGIILMEIITNRSVIERTREKTHIAEWLKVLISSGDIEKIVDPNLGRDYDSNIAWKILELAISCVSHSSSDRPNKSKVVNVLKECLVSENLRTRGEIQDDDSKNFLQLTVDFGTQVTPAAR, from the exons ATGGAGTCATTGTTGATCAT AAACTTAGGTTGGAATAGCTTAGCCGGTCCAATTCCTCAAGCCCTTCGCGATAGAGAAAAGAAAggcctgaaattgac TACTCAAGGAAATCCAAATCTTTGTCTCTCCGGCTCATGCAATAATAACAAGAAAGTCTTAGTACCAGTTATCGCATCGGTTGCTTCAGTCCTGGTTCTTATCGCCTTGCTGGttctcttttatattttcagaaAGAAAAGACCCCTATCAGAAG GCACAGCTGGTACACGAGAGTTACCAAGAAAGTCATCAATCTTTTCCAAAAAGAAAAGGTTCACTTATTCAGAAGTAGTAGAACTTACGGACAACTTCAAAAGAGTTCTAGGAGAAGGAGGATTTGGAGTTGTCTACCACGGTTCTTTGAGTGATACCGAACCCGTAGCTGTTAAAGTTCTCTCGGAGTCATCAGTTGAAGGTTATAAGGAATTTAAGGCAGAG GTGGAGCTTCTTCTAAGAGTTCATCACCTAAACTTGGTAAGCCTTGTTGGTTACTGTGATGAAGGAGGTCACTTGGCACTTATCTATGAGAACATGGAAAATGGAAACCTTAAACAACATTTATCAG TACAATCTGCTGGATCTACTTTGAAATGGGCTAGTAGACTAAAAATAGCTGTGGAGGCAGCACAAG GTTTAGAATACTTGCATGTGGCATGCGAGCCGCCAATGGTTCATAGAGatgtaaaaagtaaaaatatactattagaCGATCGGTTTGACGCCAAACTTGCGGATTTTGGGCTTTCAAGATCATTTTCCGTTGGAGCTGAAACTCAGGTAGCAACAGTAGTGGCAGGAACGTCGGGATATCTTGATCCGGC ATACTACCAAAGAAATAGGTTAAATGAGAAGAGCGATGTCTACAGTTTCGGTATCATACTTATGGAAATCATAACAAACCGATCTGTGATTGAGCGAACTCGAGAAAAAACTCATATAGCAGAATGGCTAAAGGTTCTTATAAGCAGTGGAGATATTGAGAAAATCGTTGACCCAAACCTTGGTCGAGATTATGACTCTAATATAGCCTGGAAGATTCTTGAACTAGCAATATCATGCGTGAGTCATTCTTCATCTGATAGACCAAACAAGTCGAAAGTTGTGAACGTGCTTAAAGAGTGTTTGGTCTCTGAGAATTTGAGGACAAGAGGAGAGATTCAAGATGATGACTCAAAGAACTTCTTACAATTGACTGTTGATTTCGGGACACAAGTGACCCCTGCTGCACGCTAG